One segment of Thiohalobacter sp. DNA contains the following:
- the ccoP gene encoding cytochrome-c oxidase, cbb3-type subunit III: MNDFAFSSEFWNWWVIALTLANILACWWLISWTAKKRAGEAASGEVTGHTWDETLQEYNNPLPRWWLWLFYITLVFGLAYLAAYPGLGKFRGFLGWTEESQYEAEMKAAAAKYDPIFARFAQQPIEGLAKDPQAVKVGQRLFLNYCAVCHGSDARGTRGFPNLADDDWLYGGTPEAIKTSILDGRQGMMPAWKDVLGEQGLDEVTEYVLSLSGRASDAAKASAGKVRFQTLCAACHGADATGNPALGAPNLTDGVWLYGGSPGSIRKSIAEGRNGQMPAHRDFLGEDKAHLLAAYVYSLSSSKP; this comes from the coding sequence TTTTCGAGCGAGTTCTGGAACTGGTGGGTGATTGCCCTGACGCTGGCGAATATCCTGGCCTGCTGGTGGCTGATCAGCTGGACCGCGAAGAAGCGCGCCGGGGAGGCGGCCAGCGGCGAGGTTACCGGCCACACCTGGGACGAGACCCTGCAGGAGTACAACAATCCCCTGCCGCGCTGGTGGCTGTGGCTGTTCTACATCACGCTGGTGTTCGGGCTGGCCTATCTCGCGGCCTACCCCGGGCTGGGCAAGTTCCGCGGCTTTCTGGGCTGGACCGAGGAGTCCCAGTACGAGGCGGAAATGAAGGCAGCGGCAGCCAAGTACGATCCCATCTTCGCCCGCTTCGCCCAGCAGCCGATCGAGGGACTGGCAAAGGATCCGCAGGCGGTCAAGGTCGGCCAGCGGCTGTTCCTCAACTACTGCGCGGTCTGCCATGGCTCCGATGCCCGCGGTACCCGCGGCTTTCCGAACCTGGCCGATGACGACTGGCTGTACGGCGGCACACCCGAGGCCATCAAGACCTCGATTCTCGATGGCCGCCAGGGGATGATGCCGGCGTGGAAGGACGTGCTCGGTGAACAGGGCCTGGACGAGGTGACCGAGTACGTGCTGTCGCTGTCAGGCCGCGCCAGCGACGCGGCGAAGGCCAGCGCAGGGAAGGTGCGTTTCCAGACCCTGTGCGCGGCCTGCCATGGCGCCGACGCCACCGGTAATCCTGCCCTGGGGGCGCCCAACCTGACCGACGGTGTATGGCTCTACGGCGGGTCGCCGGGCAGCATCCGCAAGAGCATCGCGGAAGGGCGCAACGGCCAGATGCCGGCCCATCGCGACTTCCTCGGCGAAGACAAGGCCCACCTGCTGGCCGCTTACGTCTACAGCCTGTCGTCGTCAAAGCCCTGA